One genomic segment of Mycolicibacterium chubuense NBB4 includes these proteins:
- a CDS encoding Gfo/Idh/MocA family protein codes for MSDLRIAVLGVGLMGADHVARIDTRISGARVAVVNDYVAEKAEQVAAGIDGCRAVSDPLDAIADAGVDAVVLATPGPTHEKQLLACLEHRKPVLCEKPLTTDVDTSLEVVRREAELGIRLIQVGFMRRFDDEYAGLKALIDSGELGAPLVLHCVHRNPAVPDHFDSAMTVRDSLVHEVDVTRFLFDEEIASIQIVKPAPNSLAREGLSDPQIAIMRTASGRHVDVELFVTTGVAYEVRTELVAEKGSAMIGLDVGLVRKSVPGRWGGTITPSFKERFGRAYDTEIQRWVDAVRRGADTGDYVDGPTAWDGYAATAVCEAGVGALQSGQPVAVGMVDRTSIPGA; via the coding sequence ATGTCAGATCTTCGCATTGCCGTCCTCGGTGTCGGTCTGATGGGCGCCGATCATGTCGCGCGCATCGACACCCGCATCTCGGGCGCGCGGGTCGCCGTCGTCAACGACTACGTCGCCGAGAAGGCCGAGCAGGTCGCTGCCGGCATCGACGGGTGCCGCGCCGTGTCGGATCCGCTCGACGCGATCGCCGACGCGGGTGTCGACGCCGTCGTGCTCGCCACACCGGGGCCCACCCACGAGAAGCAGCTGCTGGCCTGCCTCGAGCACCGCAAGCCCGTGCTGTGCGAGAAGCCGCTGACCACCGATGTCGACACCTCGCTCGAGGTGGTCCGCCGCGAAGCCGAACTCGGCATCCGGCTGATCCAGGTCGGATTCATGCGCCGCTTCGACGACGAGTACGCCGGCCTCAAGGCGCTGATCGACAGTGGCGAGCTGGGCGCGCCGCTGGTGCTGCACTGCGTGCACCGCAACCCCGCGGTGCCCGATCATTTCGATTCCGCCATGACTGTTCGCGACTCGCTCGTCCACGAGGTCGACGTCACCCGATTCCTGTTCGACGAGGAGATCGCGTCGATCCAGATCGTCAAGCCGGCGCCGAATTCACTGGCCCGCGAGGGTCTTTCCGATCCGCAGATCGCGATCATGCGGACCGCGAGCGGCCGGCACGTCGACGTCGAGCTGTTCGTCACCACCGGTGTGGCCTACGAGGTGCGCACCGAACTCGTCGCCGAGAAGGGCAGCGCGATGATCGGTCTCGACGTCGGGCTGGTGCGCAAGAGCGTCCCCGGCAGATGGGGCGGCACCATCACGCCGAGCTTCAAGGAGCGGTTCGGCCGCGCGTACGACACCGAGATCCAGCGGTGGGTGGACGCGGTTCGCCGCGGCGCGGACACCGGTGACTATGTGGACGGCCCGACCGCGTGGGACGGTTACGCCGCCACCGCCGTGTGCGAGGCGGGCGTTGGGGCCCTGCAGTCCGGACAACCCGTCGCGGTCGGCATGGTCGACCGCACCTCCATTCCAGGAGCCTGA